A stretch of the Massilia sp. W12 genome encodes the following:
- a CDS encoding Shedu immune nuclease family protein, which translates to MVEFLTNIQAIPFKGSGPVKIADEDLRRITLSNQQAQTILQDNQELFAEVLRSAITKEDVVAVGYRKRQLQVFERLLEEQPYFDEIKAKKGCSSEVVWQLFFEKNPWIFGYGLTYLHLSGLNEKKLEQVVHGYTVSEHGKRVDALLRTRGIISSLCFVEIKTHQTELLQKKPYRAGCWAPSDELAGGVSQVQGTVALASESIRTKLTLRDDEGNPTGEEAYNYKPKSFLVVGRLGEFVGIHGVNQERYRSFELFRRNTTNPEIITFDELLERARFIVGQHET; encoded by the coding sequence TTGGTTGAATTCCTAACCAATATCCAGGCAATACCGTTCAAGGGCTCGGGGCCAGTGAAGATCGCTGACGAGGATCTTCGGCGAATCACCCTCTCCAACCAGCAGGCTCAGACCATCCTTCAAGATAACCAGGAGCTCTTCGCTGAGGTACTGCGTTCTGCAATAACTAAAGAAGATGTGGTTGCTGTCGGCTATCGAAAGCGCCAACTCCAAGTGTTTGAGCGCTTGCTTGAGGAGCAACCCTACTTCGACGAAATAAAAGCCAAAAAGGGCTGCAGTAGTGAGGTCGTCTGGCAGCTCTTCTTCGAGAAGAATCCTTGGATCTTTGGCTATGGTCTCACCTACCTCCATCTGTCAGGACTGAATGAAAAAAAATTAGAGCAGGTAGTGCATGGGTATACTGTCTCTGAGCATGGAAAGCGCGTAGATGCGCTGCTTCGCACTCGGGGGATCATCTCCAGTCTATGCTTTGTTGAGATCAAGACCCATCAGACGGAACTTCTTCAGAAGAAACCCTATCGCGCCGGGTGCTGGGCGCCGTCTGACGAGTTGGCAGGGGGCGTATCTCAAGTTCAAGGCACTGTGGCGCTCGCATCCGAGTCCATACGCACGAAGCTCACATTGAGAGATGACGAGGGCAACCCAACCGGCGAAGAGGCCTACAACTACAAGCCCAAGTCATTTCTTGTTGTTGGTCGCCTTGGAGAATTCGTGGGTATCCACGGAGTGAACCAAGAACGATACCGCTCGTTCGAGCTATTTCGCAGAAATACGACCAACCCGGAAATCATAACTTTTGATGAGCTGCTTGAGCGTGCAAGGTTCATCGTCGGTCAGCATGAAACCTAG
- a CDS encoding IS66 family transposase codes for MDFIAQKHRLQHTEGIPSPLREELLALIEQATQAEQKAAAFAQRATHAEQQAAQVQSYADQLRQQNEKLHQEVTYLRRMRYGIKSERMADSTQRDLFEQDLDADIEALQAELDKLAAASPKKEAVKQKRPGRLPLAAHLPREDVLHEPASCDCPECGKAMRKVGEDVTEKLSVQPAVFSVKRHRYPKYACQACQSIHQAPSAPSIIDGGGVEHDVLAWLLVSKYLDHLPLYRLEQIGERHNVPLSRTKLAQWVGRTGVALAPLADRLAQLLRQRRCLHADETPVAQLAPKTGKTERGYQWVYRSNDMEPGPRIVVYDYQPSRQGQHARNMLAGWSGYLMADAYSGYQALFAGGVVELGCMAHARRKFFDLHAARPTPITTEALHRFAQLYEIEREAKDMCVEQRADLRREKSLPLLAEFETWLNETSARASPSSGLQKAIVYTLSRWPARVRYAHSGDLPIDNNAAENALRPVAIGRKNWLFYGTERAGHRASCIMSLLATAKLNGLDPYEWLLDTLNKLPTWPANRLDELLPLGSVIQV; via the coding sequence ATGGATTTCATTGCGCAAAAACACCGCTTGCAACACACCGAAGGCATCCCGTCCCCGCTACGGGAAGAGCTGTTGGCGCTCATTGAGCAAGCCACGCAGGCAGAGCAAAAAGCTGCTGCATTCGCACAACGCGCCACACATGCAGAGCAGCAAGCCGCACAAGTGCAAAGCTATGCGGATCAACTGCGCCAGCAAAACGAAAAACTCCATCAAGAAGTCACGTACTTGCGCCGCATGCGTTACGGCATCAAGAGTGAGCGCATGGCTGACAGCACGCAGCGCGATTTGTTTGAGCAAGATTTGGATGCCGATATTGAGGCGCTGCAAGCCGAGTTGGATAAGCTCGCAGCAGCGTCCCCAAAAAAAGAAGCGGTCAAACAAAAGCGCCCTGGTCGCCTGCCGCTGGCGGCGCACTTGCCGCGCGAAGACGTGTTGCACGAGCCGGCCAGTTGCGACTGCCCGGAATGCGGCAAAGCGATGCGCAAAGTTGGCGAAGATGTCACAGAAAAATTATCGGTGCAGCCGGCAGTGTTCAGCGTCAAGCGTCACCGCTATCCGAAATATGCCTGTCAGGCTTGCCAATCCATTCATCAGGCGCCCAGCGCACCGTCGATTATTGACGGCGGCGGCGTTGAGCACGATGTGCTGGCTTGGTTGCTGGTGTCGAAATATCTCGATCATCTGCCGCTGTATCGCCTGGAGCAGATCGGTGAGCGCCATAATGTGCCCCTGTCCCGCACCAAGCTGGCGCAGTGGGTAGGACGTACAGGCGTGGCGCTGGCGCCGTTGGCGGATCGCTTGGCGCAATTGTTGCGACAGCGGCGCTGCTTGCATGCCGATGAAACGCCGGTGGCGCAATTAGCGCCGAAAACCGGCAAAACCGAGCGCGGCTATCAATGGGTGTACCGCAGCAACGATATGGAGCCTGGGCCACGGATTGTGGTGTATGACTATCAGCCATCACGCCAGGGACAGCACGCGCGCAACATGCTGGCGGGCTGGAGCGGCTATTTGATGGCGGATGCGTATTCCGGCTATCAGGCATTATTTGCTGGCGGCGTGGTGGAGCTGGGCTGTATGGCGCATGCGCGGCGCAAATTCTTCGATTTGCACGCAGCACGTCCAACGCCCATCACCACCGAAGCCTTGCATCGCTTTGCTCAGTTATATGAAATTGAGCGCGAAGCAAAAGACATGTGCGTAGAACAACGCGCGGATTTGCGACGGGAAAAAAGTCTGCCTCTGTTAGCGGAATTCGAGACCTGGCTGAATGAAACCAGCGCCCGCGCCAGTCCGTCCTCCGGCTTGCAAAAAGCGATCGTGTACACCCTCAGCCGATGGCCTGCGCGGGTGCGCTATGCACACAGCGGGGATTTGCCGATAGATAATAATGCGGCGGAAAATGCCTTGCGCCCGGTGGCCATCGGGCGCAAGAACTGGCTGTTTTACGGCACAGAACGCGCCGGCCATCGCGCCTCTTGCATCATGTCTTTGCTGGCCACGGCAAAGCTTAATGGCCTTGATCCATACGAATGGCTGCTTGATACGCTCAACAAATTGCCCACTTGGCCAGCCAATCGCTTGGATGAGCTATTGCCGCTTGGGTCTGTGATTCAGGTCTGA
- the tnpB gene encoding IS66 family insertion sequence element accessory protein TnpB (TnpB, as the term is used for proteins encoded by IS66 family insertion elements, is considered an accessory protein, since TnpC, encoded by a neighboring gene, is a DDE family transposase.), protein MSWPQPKQIWLVQEAMDMRAGIDSLAARIQHSLGRTPSDGAAYVFRNRRNNRLKALVFDASGIWLCQRRLHQGGFTWPEPGAQVFLLNTEQWEWLCKGVDWRRLSAAHIPAWLY, encoded by the coding sequence GTGAGCTGGCCGCAGCCTAAGCAAATCTGGCTGGTGCAAGAAGCGATGGATATGCGCGCCGGCATCGATAGCCTGGCCGCGCGCATTCAGCACAGCTTGGGACGCACGCCGTCGGATGGCGCTGCATACGTGTTTCGCAACCGGCGCAACAATCGCCTCAAGGCGCTGGTGTTTGACGCCAGCGGCATTTGGCTGTGCCAGCGCCGTCTGCATCAAGGCGGCTTCACCTGGCCGGAACCGGGCGCGCAAGTGTTTCTGCTCAACACAGAACAATGGGAATGGCTGTGTAAAGGCGTGGATTGGCGCCGTCTGAGCGCTGCCCACATCCCCGCCTGGCTGTATTGA
- a CDS encoding 3-hydroxybutyrate dehydrogenase, with protein MLQGKTALVTGSTSGIGLGIARALAQQGANLMLNGFGDAAEIAQLQADLAAEFKVQVEYDGADMSQPAQIEAMMAHAAARFGRVDILVNNAGIQHVAALEDFPTEKWDAILAINLSSAFHTTRLALPAMRAANWGRIINLASVHGLVASAQKSAYVAAKHGLIGLTKVTALETAQSGVTANAICPGWVLTPLVQKQVDARAARDGLSGEEAKRALLLEKQPSGEFVTPEQLGALAVFLCSDAGSQIRGAAWNMDGGWAAQ; from the coding sequence ATGTTGCAAGGAAAAACCGCACTCGTCACCGGTTCCACCTCGGGAATCGGTTTGGGCATTGCGCGCGCATTGGCGCAACAAGGCGCGAATCTGATGTTAAACGGCTTTGGCGATGCGGCGGAAATCGCGCAATTGCAAGCTGATCTGGCCGCCGAATTCAAGGTGCAAGTTGAGTATGACGGCGCAGACATGTCCCAGCCGGCGCAAATCGAAGCGATGATGGCGCACGCCGCCGCACGCTTTGGCCGGGTTGATATTCTGGTCAACAATGCCGGCATTCAACATGTGGCGGCGCTGGAAGATTTCCCAACGGAAAAATGGGATGCGATTCTGGCGATCAATCTGAGTTCCGCCTTCCACACCACCCGCCTTGCGCTGCCGGCCATGCGCGCCGCCAACTGGGGCCGCATCATCAATCTGGCCTCAGTGCACGGCCTGGTCGCCTCGGCGCAAAAATCGGCCTATGTCGCCGCCAAACACGGCTTGATCGGCTTAACCAAGGTGACTGCGCTGGAAACCGCGCAAAGCGGCGTGACAGCAAACGCGATCTGTCCCGGCTGGGTGTTGACGCCGCTGGTGCAAAAACAGGTGGATGCGCGCGCCGCACGCGATGGCCTGTCTGGCGAAGAAGCGAAACGCGCCCTGCTGCTGGAAAAACAACCGTCCGGCGAATTTGTCACGCCGGAGCAATTGGGCGCGCTGGCGGTGTTTTTATGCAGCGATGCGGGCAGCCAGATCCGGGGAGCGGCGTGGAATATGGATGGGGGGTGGGCTGCGCAGTGA
- a CDS encoding alpha/beta hydrolase, giving the protein MTLPQLQPRIEELQCLSSAGLHRMAYKEWGSRDNPEILICVHGVTRVADDFDALAQALGHDFRVICPDVVGRGRSGHLRNPALYQIPQYVSDMVSLIARVTAHAPQPRVHWLGTSMGGLIGFGLASLPESPLASMLVNDVGPSLNFEAVARIADYIGQDPVFPDFAAGLAYVRTVSQSFGAHTDAQWEKMARDVLRQQPDGTWRKHYDVRLAQTFKNLTQESAEQGEAMLWAAWDAIRCPTLLVRGAQSDLLTLETARAMCERGPRPRMIELPEVGHAPTFVHADQIAIAQEFFLSQKK; this is encoded by the coding sequence ATGACTTTGCCGCAGCTCCAGCCCCGGATTGAAGAATTGCAATGTTTGTCCAGCGCGGGCTTGCACCGCATGGCCTATAAAGAGTGGGGCAGCCGTGATAACCCGGAGATTTTGATTTGTGTGCATGGCGTGACCCGCGTCGCGGATGATTTCGACGCCTTAGCGCAAGCACTGGGGCATGATTTCCGCGTGATTTGTCCGGATGTGGTCGGCCGTGGCCGCTCCGGCCATCTGCGCAATCCCGCTTTATATCAAATCCCGCAATATGTCAGCGATATGGTGAGCCTGATTGCGCGCGTCACGGCGCATGCGCCGCAGCCGCGCGTTCACTGGCTGGGCACGTCGATGGGCGGTCTGATCGGTTTTGGCCTGGCTTCGCTGCCGGAATCGCCGCTGGCCAGTATGCTGGTGAATGATGTCGGCCCCAGCTTGAATTTTGAAGCGGTGGCGCGAATTGCCGACTATATCGGGCAAGACCCGGTGTTCCCGGATTTTGCCGCCGGCCTGGCTTATGTGCGCACGGTGTCGCAGAGCTTTGGCGCGCATACTGATGCGCAATGGGAAAAAATGGCGCGCGATGTCTTGCGCCAGCAGCCCGATGGCACATGGCGCAAACATTACGATGTGCGCCTGGCGCAAACCTTTAAAAACCTGACGCAGGAAAGCGCAGAGCAGGGCGAGGCGATGTTATGGGCGGCCTGGGATGCGATCCGCTGCCCGACGCTGCTTGTGCGCGGCGCACAATCTGATTTACTGACGCTGGAGACGGCGCGCGCCATGTGCGAACGCGGCCCGCGCCCGCGTATGATTGAGTTGCCCGAAGTCGGTCATGCGCCGACCTTTGTGCATGCCGATCAAATCGCTATTGCACAAGAATTTTTCCTGTCCCAAAAAAAGTGA
- a CDS encoding RidA family protein — MSENNQAKPQLSRLHVGARLSEAAIFNGVVYLAGQVPDDASLALDIEGQMQNVLQQIDSLLAQAGSDKSRVLMCQIYLPDLADYDGMNRAWDAWVSPGNAPPRATVQAKLANPAWRVEVVLSAAQY, encoded by the coding sequence ATGAGTGAAAACAATCAAGCCAAGCCGCAATTGAGCCGCTTACATGTCGGCGCGCGTTTGTCGGAAGCGGCGATTTTCAATGGCGTGGTGTATCTGGCTGGTCAGGTGCCGGATGACGCCAGCCTGGCTTTGGATATTGAAGGCCAGATGCAGAATGTTTTGCAGCAAATCGACAGCTTGTTGGCGCAAGCCGGCAGTGATAAGAGCCGGGTTTTGATGTGTCAGATTTATTTGCCGGACTTGGCCGATTACGATGGCATGAACCGTGCTTGGGATGCCTGGGTCAGTCCCGGCAATGCGCCGCCGCGCGCCACCGTGCAAGCCAAATTGGCCAATCCGGCATGGCGCGTGGAAGTGGTGTTGTCGGCGGCGCAATATTGA
- a CDS encoding bifunctional (p)ppGpp synthetase/guanosine-3',5'-bis(diphosphate) 3'-pyrophosphohydrolase, with amino-acid sequence MVSIALARTEHQAQLLAGLSEAEAARVQSALDFATPLYEGKTVFAGQDTLDFALGAAATVATLRSDAATRIAALLFEALEIDAGLGERIGMEFGKDVQDLVQGMRQLLRLRTLATMVRDAPVEGKGKGAAQAAGSQIETLRKMLLAMAPDMRVVLILLSARLVSLRYFADTKQFDEVTRQFARETLDIYAPLANRLGIGQLKWELEDLSFRFLEPEQYKRIAKMLEEKRLSRESFVQEAIARLKSELDSAGIKAEVYGRPKHIYSIWNKMRGKSVDFSELYDVRAFRVIVDDERTCYTVLGMLHNIWTSIPKEFDDYISRPKPNGYKSLHTVVVADDGRAMEVQVRTKEMHHFAEYGVAAHWRYKEGGNSAGQKFDEKIAWLRQLLAWKNDVAGEAQEGGGADWSEQMKSTTLDDRIYVLTPQARVLELPVGSTPIDFAYYLHSDVGHRCRGAKVDGVMAPLNTVLKNGQTVEIITAKGPPGTAGPSRDWLSPGYAASPRTRAKVRAWFHAIDQQETIADGRGQVEKTLQREGKTSVNLELLAQKLGFKSVDELYLAVGKDEFSLRTIEQALHADVNPKEPEDEEAAVVNKSRHSSVARGAKSGVLVVGTDGLMTQLAKCCKPAPPDEVIGFVTQGKGVSIHRIGCKNFAQLQSRMPERVIATTWGKTGSDTVYPVDIHVLANDRQGLLRDISDVFSREKINVTDVNTHSGKGLARMNFTCEIGSTAQLQKALQNIHEVRGVREARRQ; translated from the coding sequence ATGGTATCGATCGCATTGGCGCGCACTGAACATCAGGCGCAATTGCTTGCAGGCTTGAGTGAAGCGGAAGCGGCGCGGGTGCAATCCGCACTCGATTTCGCCACCCCTTTATATGAGGGGAAGACCGTATTTGCCGGCCAGGACACATTGGATTTTGCTTTGGGCGCAGCCGCTACCGTGGCGACCTTGCGCAGCGATGCGGCGACCCGCATCGCCGCACTTTTGTTTGAGGCGCTGGAAATCGACGCCGGCTTGGGCGAGCGCATCGGCATGGAGTTTGGCAAAGATGTGCAGGATTTGGTGCAGGGCATGCGCCAGTTGTTGCGCCTGCGCACCCTGGCCACTATGGTGCGGGATGCGCCGGTTGAGGGCAAGGGCAAGGGCGCGGCGCAAGCCGCCGGCAGCCAGATCGAGACCTTGCGCAAAATGCTGCTGGCGATGGCGCCGGATATGCGCGTGGTCTTGATTTTGCTCTCGGCGCGCTTAGTCAGCTTGCGCTATTTCGCCGATACCAAGCAATTCGATGAGGTGACGCGCCAATTCGCGCGCGAAACATTGGATATTTATGCGCCGCTGGCCAACCGCCTCGGCATCGGGCAATTGAAATGGGAGCTGGAAGACCTGTCCTTCCGCTTTCTGGAGCCTGAGCAATACAAGCGCATCGCCAAGATGCTGGAAGAAAAGCGCCTCTCGCGCGAAAGCTTTGTGCAGGAGGCGATTGCGCGCTTAAAGTCTGAGCTTGATAGCGCTGGCATCAAGGCGGAAGTGTATGGCCGGCCCAAACATATCTATAGCATCTGGAATAAGATGCGCGGCAAGTCGGTGGATTTTTCCGAGTTGTACGATGTGCGCGCTTTTCGTGTGATTGTGGATGATGAGCGCACCTGCTATACCGTGCTGGGCATGTTGCACAATATCTGGACCTCGATTCCCAAAGAGTTTGACGATTATATTTCGCGCCCCAAGCCGAATGGCTATAAATCGCTGCACACGGTGGTGGTGGCGGATGACGGGCGCGCCATGGAAGTGCAGGTGCGCACCAAAGAGATGCACCATTTCGCCGAATATGGGGTGGCGGCGCACTGGCGCTATAAAGAAGGCGGCAACAGCGCAGGGCAAAAGTTTGATGAAAAAATCGCCTGGCTGCGCCAGCTCTTAGCGTGGAAAAATGATGTCGCCGGCGAGGCGCAGGAGGGCGGCGGGGCGGACTGGAGCGAGCAGATGAAGTCCACCACGCTGGACGATCGCATCTATGTGCTGACGCCGCAGGCGCGCGTGCTCGAACTGCCGGTCGGCTCAACCCCGATTGATTTTGCCTATTATTTGCACAGCGATGTCGGCCATCGCTGCCGTGGGGCCAAGGTGGATGGCGTGATGGCGCCGCTGAATACGGTCTTGAAAAACGGGCAAACCGTGGAAATCATCACCGCCAAAGGGCCGCCGGGCACTGCCGGCCCTTCGCGTGACTGGCTGAGTCCGGGTTACGCCGCCAGTCCGCGCACCCGTGCCAAAGTGCGCGCCTGGTTCCATGCGATTGATCAACAGGAAACCATTGCCGATGGTCGCGGCCAGGTCGAAAAAACCTTGCAGCGCGAAGGCAAGACTTCGGTCAATCTCGAATTGCTGGCGCAAAAACTCGGCTTTAAGAGTGTTGATGAGCTGTATTTGGCGGTCGGCAAGGATGAGTTTTCGCTGCGCACGATTGAGCAGGCCTTGCATGCCGATGTGAATCCGAAAGAGCCGGAGGATGAAGAAGCGGCGGTGGTGAATAAGAGCCGCCATTCTTCAGTGGCGCGCGGCGCTAAATCCGGCGTGCTGGTGGTGGGGACAGACGGTTTGATGACGCAGCTGGCCAAATGCTGCAAACCGGCGCCGCCGGATGAGGTGATCGGCTTTGTGACGCAGGGCAAGGGTGTGTCAATTCACCGCATCGGCTGTAAAAACTTCGCGCAACTGCAATCACGCATGCCGGAGCGCGTGATCGCCACCACCTGGGGCAAGACCGGCAGCGACACCGTGTACCCTGTGGATATCCATGTGCTGGCGAATGACAGGCAGGGTTTGCTGCGCGATATTTCGGATGTGTTTTCGCGCGAAAAAATCAATGTCACCGATGTCAATACGCACAGCGGCAAGGGCTTGGCGCGTATGAATTTCACCTGTGAAATCGGTTCCACCGCGCAATTGCAAAAGGCTTTGCAAAACATTCATGAGGTGCGCGGGGTGCGTGAGGCGCGCCGGCAGTAG
- the thrS gene encoding threonine--tRNA ligase gives MPAIRLPDGSVRQFDGALTVAQVAAAIAPSLAKAALAGRVNGKLVDTSHLIEQDAELAIVTEKDADGVDILRHSTAHLLAYAVKELYPDAQVTIGPVIENGFYYDFSYKRPFTPEDLQAIEKKMAELAKKDEPVTRKVLPRDEAVAYFKSIGEHYKAEIIGSIPAGEDVSLYTEGNFTDLCRGPHVPSTGKLKVFKLMKLAGAYWRGDSKNEMLQRVYGTAWAKKEDLEAYLHMLEEAEKRDHRKLGRQLDLFHMQEEAPGLVFWHPKGWTVWQQVEQYMRRVYQAGDYQEVKGPQILDRSLWERTGHWDNYRDNMFTTESENRQYALKPMNCPGHVQIFKSDLRSYRDLPLRYGEFGQCHRNEASGALHGIMRVRGFTQDDGHIFCSEEHIEKEVVAFHQQAMKVYADFGFKDIAVKLALRPDNRVGSDAIWDKSENGMRDALRSCGVEWEELPGDGAFYGPKIEYHLKDSLGRPWQVGTMQVDWNTAERLGAEYVAADNTRKIPVMLHRAIVGSLERFIGILIENHAGALPLWLAPVQVSVLNISDAQAEYAQKLVRRLRDAGLRAQADLRNEKITYKIREHSMQKLPYILVVGDKERDANTVAVRARGNVDLGVMDVEALLQKLIQEVADKV, from the coding sequence ATGCCTGCAATTCGTCTTCCCGATGGTTCTGTGCGTCAATTTGATGGCGCGCTCACGGTGGCGCAGGTGGCGGCAGCCATCGCCCCCAGTCTGGCCAAAGCCGCTCTGGCTGGCCGTGTGAATGGCAAGCTGGTTGATACCTCGCACCTGATTGAGCAGGATGCGGAGCTGGCCATCGTGACTGAAAAAGATGCGGATGGCGTGGATATTCTGCGCCACTCGACTGCGCACTTGCTGGCCTATGCTGTTAAAGAATTGTACCCGGACGCCCAAGTCACTATCGGGCCGGTGATTGAAAACGGCTTTTACTACGACTTTTCCTATAAGCGTCCGTTTACGCCTGAGGATTTGCAGGCGATTGAAAAGAAAATGGCTGAGCTGGCCAAAAAAGATGAGCCGGTCACGCGCAAAGTCTTGCCGCGTGATGAGGCGGTGGCGTATTTCAAATCGATTGGCGAGCACTATAAAGCGGAAATCATCGGCTCAATTCCGGCGGGTGAGGATGTGTCGCTGTATACCGAGGGCAACTTTACCGATTTGTGCCGTGGCCCGCATGTGCCGTCCACCGGCAAGTTGAAAGTCTTCAAATTGATGAAGCTGGCCGGGGCTTACTGGCGCGGCGACTCCAAAAATGAAATGCTGCAGCGTGTGTACGGCACGGCCTGGGCCAAGAAAGAAGATCTGGAAGCCTATTTGCATATGCTGGAAGAGGCCGAAAAGCGCGATCACCGCAAGCTTGGCCGTCAGCTCGATCTGTTCCATATGCAAGAAGAGGCGCCGGGCCTGGTGTTCTGGCATCCGAAGGGCTGGACGGTGTGGCAGCAAGTTGAGCAGTACATGCGTCGCGTGTATCAGGCTGGCGACTATCAGGAAGTGAAGGGGCCGCAAATCCTCGACCGCAGCCTGTGGGAGCGCACCGGGCACTGGGATAACTACCGTGACAATATGTTTACGACCGAATCGGAAAACCGGCAATATGCATTGAAGCCGATGAATTGTCCGGGCCATGTGCAGATTTTCAAATCCGATCTGCGCAGCTATCGCGATCTGCCTTTGCGTTACGGCGAATTCGGCCAGTGCCATCGTAATGAGGCTTCCGGCGCTTTGCACGGCATCATGCGGGTGCGCGGCTTCACCCAGGATGACGGCCATATTTTCTGCAGCGAAGAGCATATCGAAAAAGAAGTGGTGGCTTTCCATCAGCAGGCGATGAAGGTGTATGCCGACTTCGGTTTTAAAGACATCGCGGTCAAGCTGGCTTTGCGCCCGGATAACCGGGTGGGGTCGGACGCGATTTGGGATAAGTCGGAAAACGGCATGCGCGATGCCTTGCGTTCCTGTGGCGTGGAGTGGGAAGAGTTGCCGGGCGACGGCGCCTTTTACGGGCCGAAAATCGAATACCACCTCAAAGATTCCCTGGGCCGCCCCTGGCAGGTCGGCACCATGCAGGTGGACTGGAATACGGCTGAACGTCTTGGCGCCGAATATGTGGCGGCGGACAATACCCGCAAAATCCCGGTCATGTTGCATCGGGCGATTGTCGGCTCGCTTGAGCGCTTCATTGGTATTTTGATCGAAAACCATGCCGGCGCACTGCCGCTGTGGCTGGCCCCGGTTCAGGTCTCGGTGCTCAATATTTCCGATGCGCAAGCCGAATATGCGCAAAAACTGGTGCGCCGTTTGCGCGACGCCGGCCTGCGCGCGCAGGCTGATTTGCGTAACGAGAAAATTACCTATAAAATACGCGAGCATTCCATGCAGAAATTACCCTACATCCTGGTGGTGGGGGATAAAGAGCGTGATGCAAATACGGTGGCCGTGCGGGCGCGAGGCAATGTGGATCTGGGCGTGATGGATGTTGAAGCCCTGCTGCAAAAACTCATACAGGAAGTGGCGGACAAGGTCTGA
- the infC gene encoding translation initiation factor IF-3, with protein MKETAIATEKTHRINGEITAQEIRLNGVDNEQIGIVSLTEAFRMAEEANVDLVEIAPNAQPPVCRLMDYGKFKYQEQKRAHEAKLKQKVIQVKEVKFRPGTDDGDYNIKLRNLVRFLEDGDKTKITLRFRGREMAHQDIGMRMLERLKLDLEPYGQVEQFPKMEGRQMIMVLAPKKKK; from the coding sequence GTGAAGGAAACGGCAATAGCTACCGAAAAGACGCATCGCATTAATGGCGAGATCACGGCCCAGGAAATCCGTTTGAACGGGGTTGATAATGAACAGATCGGCATCGTCAGCTTGACTGAAGCCTTCCGCATGGCGGAAGAGGCGAACGTGGATCTGGTCGAAATCGCACCGAATGCGCAGCCGCCGGTTTGCCGCCTGATGGATTACGGCAAATTCAAGTATCAAGAGCAAAAGCGCGCGCATGAAGCCAAGCTCAAGCAAAAGGTTATCCAGGTCAAGGAAGTCAAATTCCGCCCGGGTACGGATGATGGCGATTACAACATCAAGTTGCGCAATCTGGTCCGCTTCCTTGAGGATGGCGATAAAACCAAGATCACCTTGCGTTTCCGTGGCCGCGAAATGGCGCATCAAGACATCGGTATGCGCATGTTGGAGCGTTTGAAGCTTGATCTGGAACCGTATGGCCAGGTCGAACAGTTTCCCAAGATGGAAGGCCGCCAGATGATTATGGTGCTGGCGCCGAAGAAGAAAAAATAA
- the rpmI gene encoding 50S ribosomal protein L35, which produces MPKMKTKSSAKKRFRVRPGGTVKCGHAFKRHILTKKTTKNKRQLRGIVNVHASDVASVMRMMPTA; this is translated from the coding sequence ATGCCTAAGATGAAAACAAAGAGCTCTGCGAAGAAGCGCTTTCGTGTCCGTCCGGGTGGCACCGTCAAGTGTGGCCACGCCTTCAAGCGTCACATCCTGACCAAGAAAACCACCAAAAACAAACGCCAGCTGCGCGGTATTGTTAATGTTCATGCATCCGACGTCGCATCCGTGATGCGTATGATGCCCACCGCCTAA
- the rplT gene encoding 50S ribosomal protein L20 yields MPRVKRGVTARARHKKVLDLAKGYRGRRSKVFRIAKQAVMRAGQYAYRDRRNKKRVFRALWITRINAATRQHGMTYSVFMNGLKKASIALDRKVLADMAVMDKAAFAAIVNQVKAARAA; encoded by the coding sequence ATGCCTCGAGTAAAACGTGGGGTTACAGCACGTGCCCGTCATAAGAAAGTTTTGGATCTGGCCAAGGGTTACCGTGGCCGCCGCAGCAAGGTATTCCGTATCGCCAAGCAGGCGGTGATGCGCGCAGGCCAATACGCCTACCGCGATCGCCGTAACAAGAAACGCGTGTTCCGCGCTCTGTGGATCACCCGTATCAACGCTGCAACGCGTCAACACGGCATGACCTACAGCGTATTCATGAACGGCCTGAAAAAAGCCTCGATCGCACTCGATCGTAAAGTGCTGGCCGATATGGCTGTGATGGACAAGGCGGCATTTGCTGCTATCGTCAATCAAGTCAAAGCTGCACGCGCTGCCTGA